In Plasmodium falciparum 3D7 genome assembly, chromosome: 6, the genomic window gtaatttataaaatcgTCGTCTTCTTCTTCGTCTTCTTCTTCGTCTTCTTCTTCGTCTTCTTCTTCGTCTTCTCCTTCATCTTCTCCTTCATCTTCTCCTTCATCTTCTCCTTCATCTTCTCCTTCATCTTCTCCTTCATTTTCATCTTCATTTTCATCTTCATATTCTTCCCCCTCCTCTACTTCATcgtactttttattttccccCTCACAATCCACATACCTTCCAGCTTCATTTCGTTCATCGTCCGACTCCCCATTGTgcacaaaattatttttcttttttttttttttggatacGTCTAAGGAGAGGTTATCCGTAATAACATCAGTGCTTAACTTCCTCTTAAcgttaatatttttcaaaacattatatacactcataaataaatattttggtTTGAGAACTTTATTATTTCCTTGAAGAAATAGATTCTGTAGGTTCTTaaagtttttatatttttttaagatataaacaaaataagaataataatttgtatcTTTCCtttccattttatttttctgaTATTTCTTAAGCCAGTTTTTATTatctaaaatataaaataattgtaCAGGATGATTAATAAAATTGGAACGTAAATCAAGAACTTTTAAATTTTTGAAAACGCTTAGACCTTTGAGATTAGTTAATTGGTTACCTCTTAAATGTAAAGTCtctaaagaattaaaaaataaaatcataaCATCTTGTTCTGTTTTATTAGAAAtgaaattattcatataagcGTCATCAGAACAtgaatcatttttttctcttttatttttatttattatatgtaaatatttttcaaatgttgttaatttttttatattattataactaaCATCAagataaattaatttatttaaggGTAAGTTCTTATTTGTGTACATATTCttctcatttaatatattactattaaaaGAGTCATATATAGATCTATTTCTTGTAACTTTTTTCTTctcatgattattattatgttgatTCCTCTTCTCCTGTTCATTGTgataattattctttttataattctttgtcttattttttataatatccttcccacacaaaatattatcatcttcatcacaataaaaattattattacaatttatgtcatcattatcattatcattacctttatatacattctcgttattacatttttcatACGAATTATTTTCCTCACAAATGTCTTCATCATATTCTTCCTCTACCTTTTCAATTCCCTTAAAACATATATCTGTTAATAAATTATGGTCAGCTATAATTTTTTCCGTACAACATGGAATATAGTCATCATCTAATGATATCACTTCATTATGCGATATATTCAAAACTCTTAAATTTTCAAAAGCTCTTAATCCTTTTATcgattttatattattatgagaAACGTTTAAATAAGTTATACTTGGGTAATCCAAATTTAACTCAATCAACTTTTCTAAGATAATATCACAGTCCTCTAAACTtttcaatttattatttgataaatcTAAcaacattttctttttaaataataatgtataataaaaagttcACAAATtggtaatataaatacaataaaaaaaaaaaaaaaaaaaaaaaaaaattaaacatacaaatgtatatatatatatatatatatataaatacatatatatgtgtatatataatgcCATACTTTTgatacataataatagtttctttaaataaaaatatgtccagtgcacatatatatatatatatataatatatgtgtgtttttttttaatgtggTTAAATGAAACGTTACATACATAaacctttttttattttattatattttaattttgaaacaattaatatatatatatatatatatattcacacataaaaataaaataaaaaaatagagaAAAATACAGACCTCCCTCTATTTTATAAAACGGAATGGATacaatgtataatatatatatatatgttttattttttatttttaaaagtgTTGCAAAgacaattattttaaatctattttttttcttggaatttttacaaaaaatatattctttgaaaaataattttttttttttttaaatatttcctagaaaaaaaattaaaagaaataataaaaaataaaaaaaataaaaaataaaaatataaatatgaataaataaataaataaatatatatatatttatatatatatgttatatatgtgtattattttttaaatgtaattaaaaaagaaaaaaaaaaatacacatttCCCGTTttcaaaaaatgatatatttacgcattaattttacatatctgtaaaaataattcccacagctattttttttttttttttttatatttactaggataattttaaataaaaaataaaaaataaaaaaaggaattaatgacaatatatataagtacatgataatatgaataaatataagtaaatataaattttattatatttcatattttattaattcatatttttttaattcatattttattaattcatattatattaattcacATATTATTtcacattatattatttcacattatattatttcacattatattttttgacattatattttttgacattatattatttcacattatatttttttcacataatatttttttcacattatatttttttcacattatattattttttattttattaattcttctattttgttttttttattaactgCTTTTGGATTAGAGCCCCTGAAAgatgtacttttttttatacctcATAATAGGAATATTATGGGGATGTACTAACGCttttatgaaaaaaggaTGTACTTATAAatcaaatgataaaaatataaataaagaaaatattctttcaatatttacaaattattatattatagtaccctatatattaaatcaaataggttctttattttattattatttattaagtaaatatgatatatccTTAGTTATGCCACTATGTAACACctgttcctttttttttacatatattactgaacttgtaatttttaaaaaacgaTTAACTTTAAATTCCCTTATGGGGTTCATACTAACTTCCTTGGGAATCTTTATATGTCTAAATTCTTgaagtttattatatataaattattatatatatatatatatatatatatatattttttttttttatgcacatggatatatatttttttcgtatataaaatattatgccctatgtaataaaaagatGAATATACTAATAAGTCTTGGTAacgatataataaatagttTTATAGGACAACAAAAGAAAGGAGATATAAGTCGAATGTTTTTAgagtattttaaaaaaaaaaattattttgatgAATGGATTAAAATAAGTTatattaattcatatataagcgaacaaaataatattatattaatacaacCAATTACCTCTATTTTTGATATAAATGGTATAagaataaagaatatattaaattatataaattataataatgttataaaaaaaaatgtatgtataattattccTGATATATATAGACCTataggaaaatataaaataaaaacatatgtCAAAATTCATGAAAAGTTAGGTAGcgatttttataatattttacatgcaaatataataaatcatttaaaagattataattatatgaactTATGTTTTGgtattcataattatatacaaaataaagatataccTACAAATAAATCTATTCAAACTTATtttaaggaaaatataaatgaacaagaaaataaaattatacataaagCATTTCAATTAGCTAATGAACATTTACATAAACTTATTCTTAATACAAATATGATTACGACCAATTTTATCCATCACAAACAAAAATACCCAGCAATGGAACCTCGAAAAAATTTTAGAAAGGATACATCGAAGAGGAGATACATACTTGATGTGTATAAACATATGTACAAATAAGTAATGTTTGGTTCAATTAAACaaacaaaagaaataaataaacaaaagaaataaatgagCAAGGGTAAGAAGTAAAACACCATATACAagtaacatataaaaatatatctattattttttttgtctccatttatatacataattaatttaatttattttatttaaatttttttttagtaaatttgacttttttaaaaaaataagttatttaataaataaacacatatacatatatacatatacatatacatacacatatatatatatgtttttttttttttttttttttttttttttttttttttttttctcaagTTTGTAAATATAGTTCAgctccaaaaaaaaaaaaaaaaaaaaaaaattataatacaactggcttacatttattatttatttctataattatattactaAAAATATCATCAATTCttgtgtttatattatttgttgatAGTTGCTCTAACAATTCCTTACATTTAACaaatgaattataaaaatttttcaaattatAACTAGTTGaagattttataaattttgcATCCTTTACAAGTTTTGTCATTTCATTCatatgattttttatatatccttccatatctttaaaatttatttcattttctttttctgctcttaatattaattttccTTTCTCTATTCTTTCTCCTACTTTCTTCAAAGATGATTCATAAATATTCTCAATGATATTCTCCCCCTCATTTCTTTGTCCcatctcaaaaaaaaaaaaaaaaaaaaaaattaaaaaattaaactgAAAGATAAATGACAACAGTCAAATTatgaaacatataatatatatatatatatatatatatatatatatatatatatatatatatatatgtgaacatatatattattttaattaaataattaacaaTAAAAAGTTTACTTTTTATACAAATGTGAGAAAGacacacatataataaaaaacaaaaaaaaaaaaaaaaacatatatatatatatatatatatatatatatatatatatatttatttataatgattaattatattaagaaACAAAATTATGCCAACATGATATAAAACAATTAATAGTCATTTATTAAGAATAACAAAaaacttttttaaataattcttttcaACAGAGATATCTACAAAACATATTCTGATTAACATAattttatcaatattaattcttatacgaaaacaaataaaataaggacaatgtatatatatgcatatatatatatatatatatatatatatatatatatattacaattttaaaatgaataaattaattttccttttataaatatgacatatatcctaaagaaaaaaaagcaatatatattaaaaaattatatgtacacaTTTGTTATATACACATACTAATTTATCTACAAATATTAAGTGCCgtcatttaaaataaatatattcatctcaaattttataaaagctAAAAggtttatatgtatgtacattaaaaaaaattaaggaaaaggtacaaaaaaataaaaaaaaaatataaagtgataataataaaaaaatgaaacaattaaatatatatatatatatatatattttatattatattgctacaaaaaaaaaatatagagaaTAAAACAATTTCAACACTGAACCATAAAACATCGcgtgttattttattttattttattttaatttttttttttttttttttaatatggtttatattttaaacacATCCTATACATTTCTTTATCCTTCAACTTTCTTATTATCAAAATGTatagatatttttttcttggctttttttttattagagtatagaaaagaattatccgtataattatttaaaccaTCAATTATTAAACAAGCTTTACATATCTTATTCGAAGTATACGCACCAcattttatacatacatttaacgttttttgatttatagaattaaaataaaaaaattcagCTGAATGAATAATGTTTAAAATAAACTGTGCATTAATCAATTCAATGTCTTTGATAAAACATCTCAAATTCCCACGAAATGAATTCGGAGAATAAGTACATTCTGTACTGAAATAATCTAATTTTAAATGAAAGGCATACAAAacaatttctttttcataacACCACATTAAAGGCTTTAATCttggtaaaaaaaaagaattattattattattattattactattattattattattattattattattatcattattattattattattattatcattattattatcattattattatcattattattatcattattattattattatcattattatatttttcctcgTAATCTTGTTCACATTTCTGCATTTCCTTATTTTTCTTTCCCCCATCattattcaaattattatttatacaactacatttttcatttaaccTCTCACTCATaatatcatttaatataatatcatcataattatcattattatcataattatcattattatcattattatcattattatcaacattctcataatttttatattttttttgcctTACTTGTTCAGGTCCATTTTGTACattttctaaattttttattccaTTTTGGCTATCACCTgtacaattatattttttgttcatatgaTCTGCATTACTCagatcatttatatttttcgcTAGCTTGTCAATATCACCTCTGCACATGTTCATTAAAATGGTTTCCGCCAAATCATCAGCATTATGTCCTGTAACAAGTTTTGTTGCATTAAATAATAAGGCTCCTTTTTCGAATGATTGTCTTCTGAAGACTCCACAGACTgtacaattatttttttttcctataaATTTTACAACATCATCCATTGTATACGAAAAAAGATTTTCAaatttcaatatttttaatggtaaattatataatttttctaatttataAACAACTTTTAAAGAATCGTCACGATAACCTTTAATCCCTTCATCAATGGcaagtaaaaataattcccaattgtaattatattttttttttaagttaaCAAGTACATGAGCAAGTACACTTGAATCTTTTCCGCCTGAAACGGCTATAcaaattttatcattatcttcaaacattcttttctttaaaatTGTATCATGAACATCTTCTTCAAAGCTTTCTATAAAACATTCTTTgcataatttttctttattagaTGGTCTCATCATACAAACATTTTTTTCGTTACATTTCTCACACagcattttttaaaagaaaataaaaaataagcataatatgatatgatatgatatgatataatatgatatgatataatataataattatttacaaaattgttttcaaatatttaaaagtatatatagaaatcaatttttcattttcgacattttgaaaatattttttgggatatatttttataatcatattatatatatatatatatataatatatttactgtatttttttttttttttttttttttttttttttttttagatgaTTATATAATCCATTGAGAATTTTTCTCTTTACATGTTATGgtataaagaatattatatatagaacaACAATGAATTTTACAaggatatttataataattttgtagtaacatatgaaattattataatgttaatataatattataactgtttttatttctaaaaattttaatatcttAAAAcagtatacatatattacatatatatatatatatatatatataatatgtgctTATATTCATAAGATTtgatattaattaaaaaataatggttcttttaaaattattcagtactaaaacaaaaaattaaaaattaaaaatatatacaaaaaaaaaaaaaattcctttcttttcttatcctttcctttttttttttttttttatctgcTATTAAAACTATGAAATTAaacctaaaaaaaaaaaaataacatatatatgtaaaatatatatatatatatatatatatatatatatatatatatatataatatcattcttatgaaaaaaaattgagTTGTTTCAAagtccatatatatatgtataattttgtgtaatattttgaatatattatattttgcttgtttttttttgtttttttttttttttttttttttttgtttgaatATTTATAAGATGAATGATAAGAATGATGTGATAATAAAAGTGATGAAGGCACAATATGATGAAAGGGTTAAGAAAGAAGAGTTGGATATATAATCTTGGTATGTATTATCTCTTGAAGCAAGTTTAGTATTACTTGATGAAATGCTTGCTTCTACGGTAAagactaattttttttcattatctttTGAACATACACAAAAGAATTTCCAATTATCAGAAATTAAACTTGGTAATCTTGAATAgaaagtattattataatgatccataattatatttgttaatttaAGTTTATTTTCTAGGTTTTCATTTTTCCCACTTAAATTGAATGCACTAACAAAACAATCATGTGGTTCAACAGAATAATTGCTTGGACATTTAAATCCGATTAAATCATTAGCATGTGCCTTAACTGTACATACAATATCTTGTTGGTTATTTGATGATTTATTAGATATTTCATTAATACTATATCCTTTTGAGAAAATT contains:
- a CDS encoding transmembrane protein 234, putative, translated to MYFFLYLIIGILWGCTNAFMKKGCTYKSNDKNINKENILSIFTNYYIIVPYILNQIGSLFYYYLLSKYDISLVMPLCNTCSFFFTYITELVIFKKRLTLNSLMGFILTSLGIFICLNS
- a CDS encoding cytoplasmic tRNA 2-thiolation protein 1, putative; amino-acid sequence: MLCEKCNEKNVCMMRPSNKEKLCKECFIESFEEDVHDTILKKRMFEDNDKICIAVSGGKDSSVLAHVLVNLKKKYNYNWELFLLAIDEGIKGYRDDSLKVVYKLEKLYNLPLKILKFENLFSYTMDDVVKFIGKKNNCTVCGVFRRQSFEKGALLFNATKLVTGHNADDLAETILMNMCRGDIDKLAKNINDLSNADHMNKKYNCTGDSQNGIKNLENVQNGPEQVRQKKYKNYENVDNNDNNDNNDNYDNNDNYDDIILNDIMSERLNEKCSCINNNLNNDGGKKNKEMQKCEQDYEEKYNNDNNNNNDNNNDNNNDNNNDNNNNNNNDNNNNNNNNNSNNNNNNNSFFLPRLKPLMWCYEKEIVLYAFHLKLDYFSTECTYSPNSFRGNLRCFIKDIELINAQFILNIIHSAEFFYFNSINQKTLNVCIKCGAYTSNKICKACLIIDGLNNYTDNSFLYSNKKKAKKKISIHFDNKKVEG